From Deltaproteobacteria bacterium, a single genomic window includes:
- a CDS encoding ParB N-terminal domain-containing protein, which yields MMKYDRFEEVPLDRIDGSDKRFAFAFPENVEELLPSVKASGVLVPLFLQDLGTGLFRIVCGHRRVAAAKRVGIRQVPARVVGVEVGDLDLYLAGIRENLAVRPVNNIERGRCLHRLVSDFGVDRATRNEVMNQLGISPCDRLYKQYAGLVRLTGKLQNYVVLHNIPVRVCTRIAAWPETGQRSLEGMLQRVTFGGNALRKLVDFLEEIALREKTTPGKILERPEISLLRENRDLTSTQIRERVEEVLREFRFPELTEQCATLNSLLKKVCPREVQLFLPSFLEGEKVEVHFRFGSVDELRERTASLNGIADREETGKILASLKQLNS from the coding sequence ATGATGAAATACGACCGTTTTGAAGAGGTTCCCCTGGACCGGATTGATGGATCGGACAAGCGGTTTGCCTTCGCTTTCCCCGAGAATGTAGAGGAACTCCTTCCCTCGGTAAAGGCGTCGGGGGTTTTGGTTCCCCTGTTTCTGCAGGACCTCGGTACGGGGTTGTTCCGGATTGTTTGCGGCCATCGCCGGGTGGCGGCTGCAAAAAGGGTGGGTATCCGGCAAGTGCCGGCCCGGGTTGTCGGGGTGGAGGTTGGTGATCTTGATCTTTACCTGGCGGGCATCCGGGAAAATCTGGCGGTCCGTCCGGTCAACAATATTGAACGGGGCCGGTGCCTCCATCGCCTGGTCTCGGACTTCGGCGTCGATAGGGCAACACGCAACGAGGTGATGAATCAACTCGGGATCTCCCCGTGCGATCGTCTTTACAAACAGTATGCGGGTCTTGTCCGGTTGACCGGCAAGCTCCAAAATTATGTTGTTTTGCATAACATCCCGGTTCGGGTCTGCACCCGTATTGCCGCCTGGCCGGAGACGGGGCAACGCTCCCTGGAGGGAATGCTGCAGAGGGTCACGTTCGGCGGGAATGCTCTCCGGAAACTGGTCGACTTCCTCGAAGAGATCGCCCTGAGGGAGAAAACCACACCCGGAAAAATCCTGGAACGCCCCGAAATCTCCCTCCTGCGGGAAAACCGTGACTTAACGTCCACCCAGATTCGGGAAAGAGTCGAGGAGGTCTTGCGGGAATTTCGATTCCCGGAGCTTACGGAACAGTGCGCAACCCTGAATTCTTTGCTGAAAAAGGTGTGTCCGCGGGAGGTTCAACTGTTCCTCCCCTCTTTTCTGGAAGGAGAGAAGGTTGAGGTGCATTTCCGGTTCGGCTCCGTCGATGAACTCCGGGAGCGGACCG